The following proteins are encoded in a genomic region of Zea mays cultivar B73 chromosome 9, Zm-B73-REFERENCE-NAM-5.0, whole genome shotgun sequence:
- the LOC100193428 gene encoding Heat stress transcription factor A-8: MGSKKRSPQHPASPAGGEVGAQAAGKATPVTAAPETAPVAVVPKPPDVAPFLTKVYDMVSDPATDAVISWSAGGGSFVIWDSHVFERDLLPRHFKHNHFTSFIRQLNTYGFHKVDPDRWEWANEGFIKGQKHLLKTIKRKKKSSQDVPSDLQSVPVKTAPGTENIEIGKYGGLEKEVETLKRDKALLMQQLVDLRQYQQTSSLEVQSLIQRLRVMEQNQQQMMALLAIVVHNPDFLNQLVQQQCRSNWWNDDGNRKRRFQALEHGPVDDSETSGGGAQIIQYCPPVPETSNQPTPANEAFCSSPVQSVSSHALEMPMDVEMASNNVGTLDSTGNDFTDTSALCEWDDMDIFGGGLEHILQQTEQDFQVDPLTIEDYGYDRPWLEQDCQVEAQQNCKNPQYADVITEA, encoded by the exons ATGGGCTCCAAGAAGCGGTCGCCCCAGCATCCCGCGTCCCCAGCCGGCGGAGAGGTCGGTGCTCAGGCGGCGGGGAAGGCCACGCCGGTGACGGCGGCGCCGGAAACGGCGCCCGTGGCGGTGGTGCCGAAGCCTCCCGACGTGGCGCCATTCCTGACCAAGGTCTACGACATGGTCTCCGACCCGGCCACCGACGCGGTCATCTCCTGGAGCGCCGGCGGCGGCAGCTTCGTGATCTGGGACTCGCACGTTTTTGAGCGCGACCTGCTTCCGCGACACTTCAAGCACAACCACTTCACCAGCTTCATACGCCAGCTCAACACCTAC GGATTTCATAAAGTTGATCCAGATAGATGGGAATGGGCCAATGAAGGTTTTATTAAGGGCCAAAAACATCTTCTGAAGACCATCAAGAGAAAGAAGAAATCCTCTCAGGATGTACCTAGTGATCTGCAGTCGGTGCCTGTCAAAACTGCACCTGGCACTGAGAATATCGAGATAGGAAAATATGGAGGCCTTGAAAAGGAGGTTGAGACACTTAAGAGGGACAAGGCCCTTCTAATGCAGCAGCTTGTAGATTTAAGGCAGTACCAGCAAACATCTAGTCTTGAAGTGCAGAGTTTAATTCAACGCCTCCGTGTGATGGAACAGAACCAGCAGCAGATGATGGCACTTTTGGCAATAGTTGTCCACAATCCGGATTTCCTCAACCAGCTCGTGCAGCAGCAGTGCAGGAGTAACTGGTGGAATGATGATGGGAACAGGAAAAGAAGGTTCCAAGCTTTGGAACATGGCCCTGTAGATGATTCTGAGACTTCTGGTGGAGGCGCGCAAATTATTCAATATTGTCCTCCTGTTCCTGAAACTTCCAATCAACCAACACCAGCAAATGAAGCTTTCTGTTCAAGCCCTGTACAATCAGTTTCAAGCCATGCACTTGAGATGCCCATGGATGTAGAAATGGCTTCAAACAATGTTGGTACACTTGATTCAACTGGGAATGATTTTACTGACACCTCTGCTCTATGTGAATGGGATGACATGGATATATTTGGTGGCGGACTAGAGCACATCCTTCAACAGACAGAGCAAGACTTTCAAGTGGACCCTCTAACAATTGAAGATTACGGTTATGACCGTCCATGGTTAGAGCAGGACTGCCAGGTAGAAGCGCAACAGAATTGCAAAAATCCTCAATATG CTGATGTCATAACTGAAGCATGA